The proteins below are encoded in one region of Segatella copri:
- the clpB gene encoding ATP-dependent chaperone ClpB has product MTFDKFTIKAQEAVQEAVNIAQRNGQQTIEPVHLLSGILEKATDVTNYIFQKLGMNGQQIAMLLRQEMQHLPRVQGGGQPYLSNETNQILMNAEDTAKKMGDEFVSVEPILLAIVQGNSTAARILKDAGANAKDMLAAIQALRQGQNVKSQSADDNYQSLEKYAKNLVEQARSGKLDPVIGRDEEIRRVLQILSRRTKNNPILIGEPGTGKTAIVEGLAERIVRGDVPENLKNKQLYSLDMGALVAGAKYKGEFEERLKSVIKEVTNANGQIILFIDEIHTLVGAGGGEGAMDAANILKPALARGELRAIGATTLNEYQKYFEKDKALERRFQTVMVNEPDEVDAISILRGIKERYENHHKVRIQDDACIAAVKLSERYISDRFLPDKAIDLMDEAAAKLRMERDSVPEELDEITRHLKQLEIEREAIKRENDQPKIQQLDKEIAELKDQEHDFRAKWEGEKALVNKIQQDKQEIENLKFEAERMEREGNYERVAEIRYSKLKALEDDIKKIQGQLKSTQGGAAMVREEVTADDIAEVVSRWTGIPVSRMMQSEREKLLHLEEELHKRVIGQDEAITAVSDAVRRSRAGLQDPKRPIASFIFLGTTGVGKTELAKALAEYLFNDESMMTRIDMSEYQEKFSVTRLIGAPPGYVGYDEGGQLTEAVRRKPYSVVLFDEIEKAHPDVFNTLLQVLDDGRLTDNKGRVVNFKNTIIIMTSNASREMLRKTFRPEFLNRIDDIITFKPLTQEQIAEVVELQMKRVKKMLEPQGFELRWTPAAIQYLAKVGYDPEFGARPVKRAIQDYVLNDLSKKILAEEVSREKPITIDHTDADGLVFKNQ; this is encoded by the coding sequence ATGACATTCGACAAATTTACAATCAAGGCGCAGGAGGCAGTACAGGAAGCCGTAAACATTGCGCAGCGAAATGGTCAGCAAACCATCGAACCGGTACATCTGCTTAGCGGTATTCTTGAAAAGGCTACTGATGTGACCAACTACATCTTCCAGAAGTTGGGCATGAACGGACAGCAAATCGCCATGCTCTTGCGTCAGGAGATGCAACATCTGCCTCGTGTGCAAGGCGGCGGTCAGCCGTACCTCAGCAACGAGACTAACCAGATACTGATGAATGCCGAGGATACCGCCAAGAAAATGGGCGACGAGTTCGTTAGCGTAGAACCTATCCTGTTGGCTATCGTACAGGGCAATTCTACTGCTGCACGTATTCTGAAGGATGCTGGTGCAAATGCCAAAGATATGCTCGCTGCCATCCAGGCACTGAGACAGGGACAGAACGTAAAATCACAAAGCGCAGATGATAACTATCAGAGTTTGGAGAAATATGCGAAAAACCTTGTAGAACAGGCTAGAAGCGGCAAGCTGGACCCAGTTATCGGACGTGATGAGGAAATAAGAAGAGTACTCCAGATTCTGTCACGAAGAACCAAGAACAACCCTATTCTGATAGGTGAACCTGGTACAGGTAAGACCGCTATCGTAGAAGGTCTTGCCGAGCGTATCGTACGTGGCGATGTACCGGAGAATCTGAAGAACAAGCAACTCTATTCTCTCGATATGGGTGCGCTGGTAGCCGGTGCCAAATATAAGGGTGAGTTCGAGGAGCGTCTGAAGAGCGTCATCAAAGAGGTAACCAACGCCAACGGCCAGATTATCCTCTTCATCGATGAGATTCACACGCTGGTAGGTGCTGGCGGTGGCGAGGGTGCCATGGATGCTGCCAACATTCTGAAGCCAGCCCTGGCTCGTGGTGAACTGAGAGCCATCGGTGCTACTACCCTCAACGAGTATCAGAAGTACTTCGAGAAGGATAAGGCGCTGGAACGCCGTTTCCAGACCGTCATGGTCAATGAGCCTGACGAGGTAGACGCCATCAGTATCCTCCGTGGTATCAAGGAGCGCTACGAGAACCATCATAAGGTACGTATTCAGGATGATGCCTGCATCGCAGCCGTCAAGTTATCAGAGAGATACATCTCTGACAGATTCCTCCCTGATAAGGCTATCGACCTGATGGATGAGGCAGCAGCCAAACTGAGAATGGAGCGTGACTCTGTACCAGAAGAACTGGATGAGATTACCCGCCACTTGAAGCAGTTGGAGATTGAGCGTGAGGCCATCAAGCGCGAGAATGACCAGCCTAAGATTCAGCAGCTGGATAAGGAAATTGCAGAATTGAAGGATCAGGAGCATGACTTCCGTGCTAAATGGGAAGGCGAAAAAGCGCTCGTCAACAAGATTCAGCAGGATAAGCAGGAGATAGAAAACCTGAAGTTTGAGGCTGAACGCATGGAGCGCGAAGGCAATTACGAACGCGTAGCTGAAATCCGCTACTCTAAACTGAAGGCGCTCGAGGATGACATCAAGAAGATTCAGGGGCAGCTGAAGAGTACACAGGGTGGCGCAGCGATGGTCAGAGAGGAGGTTACTGCTGATGATATCGCTGAGGTTGTAAGCCGCTGGACCGGAATACCAGTAAGCCGTATGATGCAGAGCGAGCGTGAGAAACTGCTCCATCTGGAGGAAGAACTCCACAAGAGAGTCATCGGACAGGACGAGGCTATCACCGCTGTAAGTGATGCCGTTCGCCGCAGCCGTGCCGGTTTGCAGGATCCTAAGCGTCCTATCGCCAGCTTTATCTTCCTCGGTACTACCGGTGTAGGTAAGACGGAACTTGCCAAGGCGCTGGCTGAGTATCTGTTCAATGACGAGTCGATGATGACCCGAATTGATATGAGTGAATATCAGGAGAAGTTTAGCGTAACCCGTCTGATCGGTGCGCCTCCAGGGTATGTAGGCTACGATGAAGGTGGTCAGTTGACCGAGGCTGTACGCCGCAAACCATATAGTGTGGTACTCTTCGATGAGATAGAGAAGGCGCATCCTGACGTATTCAATACCCTGTTGCAGGTATTGGACGATGGTCGGTTGACTGACAACAAGGGTCGTGTAGTCAACTTCAAGAACACCATCATCATCATGACTTCCAACGCAAGCCGTGAGATGTTGCGCAAGACCTTCCGTCCTGAGTTCCTGAACCGTATTGATGATATCATTACCTTCAAGCCGTTGACCCAGGAGCAGATTGCCGAGGTTGTAGAACTTCAGATGAAGCGAGTAAAGAAGATGTTGGAGCCTCAGGGCTTTGAACTTCGCTGGACTCCTGCAGCTATCCAGTATCTGGCAAAGGTAGGATACGACCCAGAGTTTGGTGCCCGTCCTGTAAAGCGCGCTATCCAGGATTATGTCTTGAACGACTTGAGTAAGAAGATTCTTGCAGAAGAGGTTAGCAGAGAGAAGCCAATTACCATCGATCATACAGATGCAGATGGATTGGTCTTCAAGAACCAATAA
- a CDS encoding IMP cyclohydrolase: MAETKKIKTALVSVFHKDGLDELLAKLNEEGVKFLSTGGTQKFIESLGYECEKVEEVTTYPSILGGRVKTLHPKIFGGILARRDNEGDQEQMKEYEIPSIDLVIVDLYPFEQTVASGASDADIIEKIDIGGISLIRAGAKNFKDVVIVPSKTEYGVLLDILKKKGAETDIEDRKMFAERAFGVSSHYDTAIHAWFAK; encoded by the coding sequence ATGGCTGAAACAAAGAAAATCAAGACAGCGTTGGTGTCTGTCTTCCACAAGGATGGCTTGGACGAATTGCTCGCCAAGTTGAATGAAGAGGGTGTAAAATTCCTGAGTACTGGTGGTACCCAGAAGTTTATCGAATCTTTGGGTTATGAATGCGAGAAAGTTGAGGAGGTCACTACCTATCCATCTATCTTGGGTGGCCGCGTAAAGACTCTTCATCCTAAAATATTTGGAGGTATCTTGGCTCGCCGTGACAACGAGGGTGACCAGGAGCAGATGAAGGAATACGAAATCCCTTCTATCGATCTCGTCATCGTAGACTTGTATCCTTTCGAGCAGACTGTAGCTAGCGGTGCTAGCGATGCTGATATCATCGAGAAAATCGATATTGGCGGTATCTCTTTGATTCGTGCAGGTGCCAAAAACTTCAAGGACGTGGTGATCGTTCCTAGCAAGACTGAATACGGCGTATTGCTCGATATCCTGAAGAAGAAGGGTGCTGAGACTGATATCGAAGACCGCAAGATGTTTGCAGAGCGTGCATTCGGTGTAAGCTCTCACTACGATACTGCAATCCATGCATGGTTTGCTAAGTAA
- a CDS encoding rod shape-determining protein: MGFFSFIQEIAMDLGTANTIIISDDKIVVDEPSVVALDRRTDKMIAVGEKAKMMYEKTHDNIRTIRPLRDGVIADFTACEQMMRGLIKMVHTGSRLFSPSLRMVIGVPSGSTEVELRAVRDSAEHADGRDVYLIFEPMAAAIGIGIDVEAPEGNMIVDIGGGSTEIAVISLGGIVSNNSIRTAGDDLTADIQEYMSRQHNVKVSERMAERIKIHVGSALTDLGDEAPEDFIVHGPNRITALPMEVPVCYQEIAHCLDKTVAKIENAVLSALENTPPELYADIVKNGIWLSGGGALLRGLDKRLQDKINIPFHIAEDPLHSVAKGAGIALKNVDRFSFLMR; the protein is encoded by the coding sequence ATGGGATTTTTTTCATTTATTCAGGAAATCGCAATGGACTTGGGAACAGCCAATACCATCATTATCAGTGATGATAAGATTGTAGTGGATGAACCTTCTGTTGTAGCCCTTGACCGCCGCACCGACAAGATGATTGCTGTGGGCGAGAAGGCTAAGATGATGTACGAGAAGACTCATGATAATATCCGTACTATCAGACCATTGCGTGATGGTGTGATTGCCGACTTTACTGCCTGTGAGCAGATGATGCGTGGATTGATTAAGATGGTTCATACTGGTAGCCGTCTCTTCTCTCCTTCACTCCGTATGGTTATCGGTGTACCTTCTGGTTCTACCGAGGTTGAGCTTCGTGCTGTGCGCGACTCTGCCGAGCATGCCGACGGGCGTGATGTATATTTGATTTTTGAGCCAATGGCAGCCGCTATCGGTATCGGTATCGATGTTGAGGCTCCAGAGGGTAATATGATTGTTGATATAGGTGGTGGTTCTACCGAAATCGCTGTCATCTCATTGGGTGGTATCGTATCGAACAACTCAATCCGTACAGCCGGTGACGACCTTACTGCCGATATCCAGGAATATATGAGCCGTCAGCACAACGTGAAGGTTTCTGAGCGTATGGCTGAGCGTATCAAGATTCATGTGGGTTCAGCTCTGACCGATCTGGGTGATGAGGCTCCAGAGGACTTCATCGTACATGGTCCTAACCGTATTACAGCGTTGCCTATGGAGGTGCCTGTATGCTACCAGGAGATTGCTCACTGTCTGGATAAGACCGTGGCAAAGATTGAGAACGCTGTGCTCTCAGCATTGGAGAACACACCTCCTGAGCTCTATGCCGATATCGTGAAGAATGGTATCTGGCTCTCTGGTGGTGGTGCTTTGCTCCGCGGTCTCGACAAGCGTTTGCAGGATAAGATCAATATCCCATTCCACATTGCAGAAGATCCATTGCACAGTGTTGCCAAGGGTGCTGGTATTGCGTTGAAGAATGTAGACCGTTTCTCATTCTTGATGAGATAA
- the mreC gene encoding rod shape-determining protein MreC, whose product MRNLLEFLAKYNHWFVFLILEVVSMVLLFQYNSYQGSAWFSSANAVTGKLYEWDANVETFFSLTKVNQELTQRNAYLEQEVQKLSDSLVSVTKDSSIYHRDQFALLRNYRLIPAKVVANSVDKPGNLMTIDKGSADGIHKDMGVISGTGVVGIVYLVAEHYAIVIPVLNTKSNISCMIQNRGYFGYLRWKGGVSDLAYLEEVPRHAHFKLGDYVVTSGYSAVFPPGVRVGRILHVFNSADGLSYRVQLRLSTDFARLRDVCVIEDAAMKERLEIMRAAQDSIETNGDNNQ is encoded by the coding sequence ATGCGCAACCTTTTAGAGTTTTTAGCGAAATACAACCATTGGTTTGTCTTCCTGATTCTTGAGGTGGTGAGTATGGTGCTGTTGTTTCAGTATAACAGCTATCAGGGCAGTGCCTGGTTCTCCTCGGCTAATGCCGTAACGGGTAAGTTGTATGAATGGGATGCGAATGTGGAAACATTCTTCTCACTTACCAAGGTGAATCAGGAACTGACACAGCGCAATGCGTATCTCGAACAGGAGGTGCAGAAACTTTCTGACAGTCTCGTGAGCGTGACCAAGGATAGCAGCATCTACCATCGTGACCAGTTTGCATTGCTGAGAAACTATCGTCTGATTCCGGCTAAGGTAGTGGCGAATAGTGTCGATAAACCCGGCAACCTGATGACAATTGACAAGGGTAGCGCGGATGGCATCCACAAGGATATGGGTGTAATCAGCGGTACGGGTGTTGTGGGTATCGTGTATCTGGTGGCAGAACATTACGCTATCGTGATTCCGGTATTGAACACGAAGTCGAACATCAGTTGTATGATTCAGAATAGAGGCTATTTTGGCTATCTGCGCTGGAAGGGTGGTGTGTCTGACCTTGCCTATCTGGAAGAGGTGCCACGTCATGCTCACTTTAAATTGGGTGACTATGTGGTAACGAGTGGCTATTCTGCTGTATTTCCTCCTGGAGTGAGAGTAGGTAGGATATTGCACGTGTTCAACTCCGCCGATGGCCTGTCGTATCGCGTACAACTTCGCCTCTCTACCGATTTTGCCCGTCTGCGTGATGTATGTGTAATTGAAGATGCCGCCATGAAAGAGCGATTGGAGATTATGCGTGCAGCACAGGATAGCATCGAAACAAATGGAGACAATAATCAATAA
- the mreD gene encoding rod shape-determining protein MreD gives MSIDLVKRLATFVVLVLVQGLVFNHIHLFNCATPLLYIIMVLHFRRNHPKWAVLLWCFMMGLCVDVFANTPGVAAASMTAVGLLQPYLFELFVPRDSADDLEPSMRSIGVGAYCWYVFFIILVYNLLFFTLETFNFFNWVHWLECIGGSTVITYILVMATESFRK, from the coding sequence ATGAGTATAGATTTAGTGAAAAGACTAGCTACCTTTGTGGTGCTCGTGCTGGTACAGGGATTGGTGTTTAATCATATTCATCTATTCAATTGTGCCACCCCCTTGCTGTATATCATTATGGTACTGCATTTCCGCCGCAACCATCCTAAATGGGCGGTGTTATTGTGGTGCTTTATGATGGGGCTTTGTGTGGACGTATTTGCCAATACGCCAGGTGTTGCAGCAGCTTCGATGACTGCCGTAGGACTGCTACAACCTTATTTGTTTGAACTTTTCGTACCGCGTGACAGCGCCGACGATCTGGAACCGTCCATGCGTTCTATCGGCGTAGGTGCATATTGCTGGTACGTATTCTTCATCATTCTCGTTTATAATCTATTGTTCTTTACACTTGAAACATTCAATTTCTTTAATTGGGTTCACTGGTTGGAATGTATAGGCGGAAGTACGGTTATCACTTATATATTGGTGATGGCGACAGAAAGTTTCAGAAAGTAA